A stretch of the Notamacropus eugenii isolate mMacEug1 chromosome 2, mMacEug1.pri_v2, whole genome shotgun sequence genome encodes the following:
- the TYW3 gene encoding tRNA wybutosine-synthesizing protein 3 homolog isoform X1: protein MAAPMRPARRPSQSRRQGSASASAQGLRPDRTRVLMDRSGEFQKWKMQSLSKADLSRKGSVDEDVVELVRLLNGREQFFTTSSCAGRILLLDGGINGCEIQKQNCSWLLVTHRLCDKDEVLSALKKARGDAVLKFEPFVLHVQCRQLQDAQVLHSVAVSSGFRNSGITVGKRGKTMLAVRSTHGLEVPLSHEGRLMVTEEYIDFLLKIANQKMEENKKRIERFYSCLQLALEREEAGGLHPETKKMTHPVYTHRRKRKTEKMHRQWSSPEKQKDLESDEDNAEISLSFFPENY from the exons ATGGCGGCGCCCATGAGACCGGCTCGGAGGCCGTCGCAGAGTCGGCGTCAAGGGTCCGCGTCGGCGTCAGCTCAGGGCCTCCGCCCCGACCGGACCCGCGTCCTCATGGACCGCTCCGGCGAATTCCAGAAGTGGAAGATGCAGAGCCTGAGCAAGGCGGACCTGAGCCGCAAGGGCAGCGTGGACGAGGACGTGGTGGAGCTCGTGCGGCTCCTGAACGGCCGGGAGCAGTTCTTCACCACGAGCTCCTGCGCCGGCCGCATCCTGCTCCTGGACGGG GGTATCAATGGCTGTGAAATCCAGAAGCAAAACTGTTCCTGGCTGCTGGTGACCCACCGCCTTTGTGACAAAGATGAGGTG CTCTCAGCTCTGAAGAAAGCCCGAGGGGACGCCGTGCTGAAATTCGAACCTTTTGTCCTTCATGTCCAGTGCCGGCAGCTGCAGGATGCCCAAGTCCTG CATTCGGTGGCTGTCAGTTCTGGATTCAGGAACTCTGGCATCACCGttggaaaaagagggaagacGATGCTG gcTGTCCGAAGTACACATGGCCTGGAGGTTCCATTGAGCCATGAGGGAAGACTGATGGTGACTGAGGAATATATTGATTTCTTGTTGAAAATAGCCaatcaaaaaatggaagaaaacaagaaaagaattgaaag GTTTTACAGCTGTCTCCAGTTGGCCCTGGAAAGGGAAGAGGCTGGTGGTCTGCATCCTGAGACAAAGAAGATGACTCATCCTGTGTACACtcacaggagaaagagaaaaacggAAAAAATGCATCGCCAGTGGAGCTCTCCAGAGaagcagaaagacctggaaagtgATGAAGATAATGCGGAAatcagtctcagttttttcccTGAAAATTATTAA
- the TYW3 gene encoding tRNA wybutosine-synthesizing protein 3 homolog isoform X2: MGRARGAGGTACSGWFSGPWQHPVPRGCPAPTHREARRHTRPRGINGCEIQKQNCSWLLVTHRLCDKDEVLSALKKARGDAVLKFEPFVLHVQCRQLQDAQVLHSVAVSSGFRNSGITVGKRGKTMLAVRSTHGLEVPLSHEGRLMVTEEYIDFLLKIANQKMEENKKRIERFYSCLQLALEREEAGGLHPETKKMTHPVYTHRRKRKTEKMHRQWSSPEKQKDLESDEDNAEISLSFFPENY; encoded by the exons aTGGGTCGGGCCCGCGGGGCAGGGGGAACCGCCTGCTCTGGTTGGTTCAGTGGCCCGTGGCAGCACCCCGTCCCCCGGGGGTGTCCGGCGCCCACCCACAGGGAGGCCAGGCGTCACACGAGACCCCGG GGTATCAATGGCTGTGAAATCCAGAAGCAAAACTGTTCCTGGCTGCTGGTGACCCACCGCCTTTGTGACAAAGATGAGGTG CTCTCAGCTCTGAAGAAAGCCCGAGGGGACGCCGTGCTGAAATTCGAACCTTTTGTCCTTCATGTCCAGTGCCGGCAGCTGCAGGATGCCCAAGTCCTG CATTCGGTGGCTGTCAGTTCTGGATTCAGGAACTCTGGCATCACCGttggaaaaagagggaagacGATGCTG gcTGTCCGAAGTACACATGGCCTGGAGGTTCCATTGAGCCATGAGGGAAGACTGATGGTGACTGAGGAATATATTGATTTCTTGTTGAAAATAGCCaatcaaaaaatggaagaaaacaagaaaagaattgaaag GTTTTACAGCTGTCTCCAGTTGGCCCTGGAAAGGGAAGAGGCTGGTGGTCTGCATCCTGAGACAAAGAAGATGACTCATCCTGTGTACACtcacaggagaaagagaaaaacggAAAAAATGCATCGCCAGTGGAGCTCTCCAGAGaagcagaaagacctggaaagtgATGAAGATAATGCGGAAatcagtctcagttttttcccTGAAAATTATTAA